A region of Bicyclus anynana chromosome 15, ilBicAnyn1.1, whole genome shotgun sequence DNA encodes the following proteins:
- the LOC112051722 gene encoding uncharacterized protein LOC112051722 → MDSFMEFYFEEVFSGMERDGLNVRFKRRELVEYFNAVIAGCARGQNKSDNATCKSFVNCALRYHNRCKSDNGDVCLMGKYHNLLYIAMKLAFDWSLQDNGTVAALLDELHACEGTFERIFLGAIFGTSAPYFLAGWKSDFMDREENIHALVFFLDHATNASLEYKNGSKTYRFIDVPLESCGKASPLRVVIQMGTSEILMILLRFGARITSDHVSSNPIESILDRLKEYNRQYPYELVTCLKLTLRAVPAIYFAIDKAALKHLELPDDYNYQRKHVLEKYGDILEDHLIPASRCGLKPVELKHLCRCTIRHVLWKNFELPFGIRNLPVPPSLKKYLDLCDD, encoded by the coding sequence ATGGATTCGTTTATGGAGTTCTATTTTGAAGAAGTGTTCAGTGGTATGGAACGAGACGGTCTAAACGTGAGGTTCAAGCGAAGGGAACTGGTGGAATATTTTAATGCTGTCATAGCTGGTTGTGCGAGAGGACAAAATAAATCCGACAACGCGACATGTAAATCCTTCGTAAATTGTGCTCTCAGATATCACAACCGATGTAAATCTGACAATGGTGATGTGTGCTTAATGGGAAAGTACCATAATCTGCTGTACATCGCTATGAAACTGGCGTTCGATTGGAGTCTTCAGGACAATGGAACAGTTGCTGCTTTGTTAGATGAGCTGCATGCTTGCGAAGGTACATTTGAGAGGATATTTTTAGGTGCAATATTCGGCACATCAGCACCATATTTTTTAGCCGGCTGGAAATCTGACTTTATGGATAGAGAAGAGAATATACACGCGCTTGTATTCTTTCTAGACCACGCTACGAATGCAAGCTTAGAATACAAGAATGGATCTAAAACCTATCGTTTCATAGACGTTCCTTTAGAAAGCTGTGGAAAAGCATCACCATTGAGAGTGGTAATACAAATGGGAACGTCCGAAATATTAATGATACTCCTTAGATTTGGTGCTAGAATAACATCGGACCACGTCTCTTCGAACCCAATCGAATCAATCCTTGACAGGCTTAAGGAATACAACAGGCAATATCCTTATGAATTggttacgtgtctcaaactaaCGTTAAGAGCTGTGCCAgcgatttattttgctattgaTAAAGCAGCGTTAAAGCATTTGGAGTTGCCAGACGATTATAATTATCAAAGAAAGCATGTTTTAGAGAAATATGGTGATATATTAGAGGATCATCTGATTCCTGCTTCAAGATGTGGATTAAAACCTGTGGAATTGAAACATCTGTGCAGATGTACTATACGGCATGTGCTGTGGAAGAATTTCGAACTACCGTTTGGAATACGGAATTTACCTGTGCCTCCATCATTGAAAAAGTATTTGGATTTGTGTGATGATTAG